From Channa argus isolate prfri chromosome 18, Channa argus male v1.0, whole genome shotgun sequence, the proteins below share one genomic window:
- the coro1cb gene encoding uncharacterized protein coro1cb isoform X1, with amino-acid sequence MGQRLERLSEKDEESNDNSDGSEQTADTHQWETRAKDQSRDQNTLRSFVIPYNIGEISGNSGLASGHAKKHTFTSAYTDPQTGQPIQALGQWEHPLNSTGEWVGGDMEVWSVTRTVERSESVLSNKETKHTSKKKQGSENKAVVSTGTTAMEEHRKKSEFGCSKFSSDTQTRSRTNPYDSTNEEDFVVLEKDETWISSDGGNNMASGNRKESENPDSSIRSTAEEDTSARFGDDNLPQPSSITPQENGNPKENRAKYDTLLKAHAESSPAACFEREMGQSLAEVTGSRCLLKGAIHIGAPHTGITGRGKEEKEQNTNEHSKTQMYSHFNKEHQSTQNNSGSVKRLRESSGNLENVPDKAVQLIIQEEQGGETAVKSNWEPHLTTVDLSLRIPQNENEENINKRRSTAEKAQQADQAHQSRFAGAVSKRAKAGVAGSSNTKRAEDQASCREVECHSLKDKPQRSEIPHLQENLSFSLEHCNCLPLLLNEDCDGKIQVATSKRESEFVCLSAVITPPPVTHLLPVKDTSMATQHDMSMVSSHMALDAASCASKEGSVPKEKVRVKGPPPPVPKKPKNPFIKLKTAQLMSTEVQKRGKDHLRSEERVKRRHTFHFNKDPTYCAPTNPEMCLLWDERGPYTVPTNIRRLSIGLGPWEHMSLRDVDDQYGDMIDFDYCERMSKMSPDEEPQNLDMLQRIVFPEERSRYKISPPPVGQQETELVQIPEVTPEKQSKRAKPACSGKKEIYPELPSERLSTQVNNNKCDNHGNRGDVTNYSRVRDAGNGSEVGSYKPVAEIVKETNQMQRHHSQIKHEGAKTPVRVTEQNPSLKVSEMKNTFDVPKKPRERTPEVQPALKKDMLRRVVRQSKFRHVFGQAVRNDQCYDDIRVSRVTWDSSFCAVNPKFVAIIIDASGGGAFLVLPLQKTGRIDKVYPTVCGHTGPVLDIDWCPHNDLVIASGSEDCTVMVWQIPENGLETALSEPVVVLEGHSKRVGIVSWHPTARNVLLSAGCDNQIIIWNVGTGEAIINLEDMHPDVIFSVSWSRNGSLLCTACKDKKVRVIDPRKKKIVAEKDKAHEGARPMRAIFLADGNIFTTGFSRMSERQLALWKSDNMDEPICVQEMDTSNGVLLPFYDPDTNIVYLCGKGDSSIRYFEITDEAPFVHYLNTFSTKEPQRGMGYMPKRGLDVNKCEIARFYKLHERKCEPIIMTVPRKSDLFQDDLYPDTAGPDPSLEAEEWFAGKNGSPILISLKDGYVSTKNRDLKVVKTNVLETKPSTKAENISTVQKHVSSQPSVKMEDKLEEVLREFKSLRDRVILQDRRIARLEEQVAKVAM; translated from the exons ATGGGCCAGAGGCTGGAAAGGCTGtcagaaaaagatgaagagtcAAATGATAATTCAGACGGGTCTGAGcaaactgcagacacacaccagtGGGAGACAAGAGCAAAAGATCAGAGCAGAGATCAGAATACTTTGAGGAGCTTTGTGATCCCTTATAACATTGGTGAAATTAGTGGGAACAGTGGCCTGGCCAGTGGTCATGCAAAGAAGCACACATTCACTTCTGCATATACAGACCCCCAAACTGGACAGCCAATCCAGGCTCTAGGTCAGTGGGAGCACCCTCTCAACAGCACGGGAGAGTGGGTGGGTGGAGACATGGAGGTCTGGAGTGTCACTCGAACTGTCGAGAGGTCAGAATCTGTCCTGAGCAATAAGGAGACGAAACACACTTCCAAAAAAAAGCAAGGCTCCGAGAATAAGGCTGTGGTCTCTACTGGGACTACAGCTATGGAGGAGCACAGAAAGAAATCAGAATTTGGTTGTAGCAAGTTCAGCTCTGACACTCAAACTAGGAGTCGAACAAACCCATACGATTCCACTAATGAGGAGGACTTTGTTGTGCTTGAAAAGGATGAAACTTGGATCTCATCTGATGGAGGAAATAATATGGCTTCAGGCAACAGGAAAGAATCGGAGAATCCTGACTCATCTATTAGAAGCACAGCTGAAGAAGACACTTCTGCTCGCTTTGGTGACGATAACCTCCCACAACCTTCCTCAATTACCCCCCAAGAAAATGGTAATCCCAAGGAAAACAGAGCAAAATATGACACACTTTTGAAAGCACATGCAGAGAGTTCACCAGCTGCCTGTTTTGAGAGGGAAATGGGTCAAAGTTTGGCTGAAGTGACAGGCAGCAGGTGTCTGCTAAAAGGAGCGATTCATATTGGAGCTCCCCACACTGGGATAACtggaagaggaaaagaagagaaggagcAAAACACGAATGAGCACAGCAAGACGCAAATGTATTCTCATTTTAATAAGGAGCACCAGTCCACACAAAACAACAGTGGATCAGTGAAAAGATTAAGAGAGAGCTCTGGGAATTTGGAAAATGTACCCGACAAAGCAGTCCAGTTGATTATACAGGAGGAGCAGGGTGGGGAGACAGCTGTCAAGTCAAACTGGGAACCACATTTGACAACAGTAGATCTTTCTTTAAGAAtaccacaaaatgaaaatgaggaaaacattaataaaagaaGATCCACTGCAGAAAAAGCACAGCAAGCTGATCAAGCCCATCAGAGCCGATTTGCTGGCGCTGTCTCTAAGAGGGCTAAAGCAGGAGTCGCAGGTAGTTCAAATACCAAGAGAGCGGAAGACCAAGCATCCTGCAGAGAAGTTGAATGCCACTCCCTAAAGGACAAGCCTCAGAGGTCTGAAATACCACATCTGCAAGAAAATCTGTCCTTTTCTTTAGAACATTGCAATTGTCTTCCTTTGCTACTGAACGAGGACTGTGATGGAAAAATACAGGTTGCAACTTCaaaaagggaaagtgagtttgttTGCTTATCTGCTGTCATCACGCCCCCACCTGTAACTCACCTGCTGCCTGTGAAAGACACATCCATGGCAACACAACATGACATGAGTATGGTTAGCTCACATATGGCACTAGATGCTGCTTCCTGTGCTTCTAAAGAGGGGTCTGTTCCAAAAGAAAAGGTCAGAGTAAAAGGTCCACCTCCACCTGTCCCCAAAAAACCTAAAAATCCATTCATAAAGCTCAAAACTGCACAATTAATGTCTACTGAAGTCCAAAAAAGAGGCAAAGATCATCTGCGGTCTGAAGAGAGGGTAAAGAGGAGACACACCTTTCATTTCAACAAAGATCCTACATACTGTGCTCCAACTAATCCAGAAATGTGCTTGCTGTGGGATGAAAGAGGCCCTTATACTGTCCCAACTAACATACGACGGCTGTCAATTGGCCTCGGCCCTTGGGAACATATGTCACTCAGAGACGTAGATGATCAGTATGGAGATATGATCGACTTTGACTACTGTGAGCGCATGTcaaaaatgtctccagatgaAGAGCCTCAAAACCTGGATATGTTGCAAAGAATAGTGTTCCCGGAGGAACGATCAAGATATAAAATCTCACCACCTCCTGTTGGACAACAGGAGACAGAGCTTGTTCAAATACCTGAGGTCACACCAgaaaaacaatccaaaagagCAAAACCTGCTTGttctggaaaaaaagaaatttaccCTGAGCTTCCATCTGAAAGGTTAAGCACACAGGTCAACAATAACAAATGTGATAACCATGGTAACCGTGGAGACGTGACCAATTACAGTAGGGTAAGGGATGCAGGAAACGGCAGTGAGGTGGGTTCTTACAAGCCCGTGGCAGAAATTGTCAAGGAAACAAACCAAATGCAGAGACACCACAGCCAGATCAAACATGAAGGGGCCAAAACTCCTGTCCGAGTCACAGAACAGAACCCAAGCCTGAAGGTTTCGGAAATGAAGAACACCTTTGATGTCCCAAAGAAACCGAGAGAGAGAACGCCAGAAGTTCAACCAGCCTTAAAGAAAG ACATGTTGCGGCGAGTCGTGCGACAGAGCAAGTTCCGTCATGTGTTTGGTCAGGCCGTGAGGAATGATCAATGCTACGACGACATCCGTGTCTCCAGGGTCACATGGGACAGCTCCTTCTGTGCCGTCAACCCCAAGTTTGTTGCCATCATCATAGATGCCAGTGGCGGAGGGGCCTTTCTTGTACTTCCTCTACAAAAG ACGGGCCGTATAGACAAAGTCTACCCCACAGTTTGTGGTCACACAGGTCCAGTGTTAGATATCGATTGGTGTCCTCATAATGACCTGGTCATTGCAAGTGGCTCAGAAGACTGCACAGTCATG gTTTGGCAGATCCCTGAAAATGGACTGGAAACTGCCCTTTCAGAACCTGTGGTTGTATTAGAGGGCCACTCTAAAAGGGTCGGTATTGTGTCTTGGCATCCAACTGCTCGCAATGTTCTCCTCAGTGCAG GATGTGACAACCAGATCATCATTTGGAATGTGGGCACGGGAGAGGCCATTATCAACCTGGAGGATATGCACCCTGATGTTATCTTTAGTGTCAGCTGGAGCCGCAATGGCAGCCTACTCTGCACTGCCTGCAAGGACAAGAAGGTTCGCGTCATAGACCCCCGTAAGAAAAAGATTGTTGCG GAGAAGGACAAAGCCCATGAGGGAGCTCGACCAATGAGAGCAATCTTTTTAGCAGACGGAAACATTTTCACCACTGGATTCAGCCGCATGAGCGAGCGTCAGCTAGCCCTGTGGAAAAGT GATAACATGGACGAGCCAATATGTGTTCAAGAGATGGATACCAGTAATGGAGTGCTGCTGCCCTTCTATGACCCTGACACCAATATAGTTTATCTGTGTGgaaag GGTGACAGCAGCATTCGTTACTTTGAAATCACAGATGAGGCACCATTTGTTCACTACCTCAACACCTTTTCTACTAAGGAGCCCCAGAGGGGCATGGGATATATGCCCAAAAGAGGCCTGGACgtcaacaaatgtgaaataGCAAG gTTTTACAAATTACATGAGAGAAAGTGTGAACCAATCATCATGACAGTCCCACGCAAG TCGGATCTGTTCCAGGATGACCTTTACCCTGACACCGCCGGCCCCGACCCCTCTCTGGAGGCAGAGGAGTGGTTTGCAGGGAAGAATGGAAGCCCCATCCTAATCTCACTGAAAGATGGCTACGTGTCCACAAAGAATCGGGATCTGAAAGTGGTCAAGACAAACGTCCTGGAGACCAAACCATCCACAAAAGCGGAAAACATCTCGACTGTCCAGAAGCACGTTTCTTCACAGCCCTCAGTG AAAATGGAAGATAAACTGGAAGAGGTACTGCGAGAGTTCAAGTCACTCAGGGACCGTGTTATCCTTCAAGACCGCCGTATTGCCAGACTGGAAGAGCAGGTTGCCAAGGTTGCCATGTAA
- the coro1cb gene encoding coronin-1C-A isoform X2, giving the protein MLRRVVRQSKFRHVFGQAVRNDQCYDDIRVSRVTWDSSFCAVNPKFVAIIIDASGGGAFLVLPLQKTGRIDKVYPTVCGHTGPVLDIDWCPHNDLVIASGSEDCTVMVWQIPENGLETALSEPVVVLEGHSKRVGIVSWHPTARNVLLSAGCDNQIIIWNVGTGEAIINLEDMHPDVIFSVSWSRNGSLLCTACKDKKVRVIDPRKKKIVAEKDKAHEGARPMRAIFLADGNIFTTGFSRMSERQLALWKSDNMDEPICVQEMDTSNGVLLPFYDPDTNIVYLCGKGDSSIRYFEITDEAPFVHYLNTFSTKEPQRGMGYMPKRGLDVNKCEIARFYKLHERKCEPIIMTVPRKSDLFQDDLYPDTAGPDPSLEAEEWFAGKNGSPILISLKDGYVSTKNRDLKVVKTNVLETKPSTKAENISTVQKHVSSQPSVKMEDKLEEVLREFKSLRDRVILQDRRIARLEEQVAKVAM; this is encoded by the exons ATGTTGCGGCGAGTCGTGCGACAGAGCAAGTTCCGTCATGTGTTTGGTCAGGCCGTGAGGAATGATCAATGCTACGACGACATCCGTGTCTCCAGGGTCACATGGGACAGCTCCTTCTGTGCCGTCAACCCCAAGTTTGTTGCCATCATCATAGATGCCAGTGGCGGAGGGGCCTTTCTTGTACTTCCTCTACAAAAG ACGGGCCGTATAGACAAAGTCTACCCCACAGTTTGTGGTCACACAGGTCCAGTGTTAGATATCGATTGGTGTCCTCATAATGACCTGGTCATTGCAAGTGGCTCAGAAGACTGCACAGTCATG gTTTGGCAGATCCCTGAAAATGGACTGGAAACTGCCCTTTCAGAACCTGTGGTTGTATTAGAGGGCCACTCTAAAAGGGTCGGTATTGTGTCTTGGCATCCAACTGCTCGCAATGTTCTCCTCAGTGCAG GATGTGACAACCAGATCATCATTTGGAATGTGGGCACGGGAGAGGCCATTATCAACCTGGAGGATATGCACCCTGATGTTATCTTTAGTGTCAGCTGGAGCCGCAATGGCAGCCTACTCTGCACTGCCTGCAAGGACAAGAAGGTTCGCGTCATAGACCCCCGTAAGAAAAAGATTGTTGCG GAGAAGGACAAAGCCCATGAGGGAGCTCGACCAATGAGAGCAATCTTTTTAGCAGACGGAAACATTTTCACCACTGGATTCAGCCGCATGAGCGAGCGTCAGCTAGCCCTGTGGAAAAGT GATAACATGGACGAGCCAATATGTGTTCAAGAGATGGATACCAGTAATGGAGTGCTGCTGCCCTTCTATGACCCTGACACCAATATAGTTTATCTGTGTGgaaag GGTGACAGCAGCATTCGTTACTTTGAAATCACAGATGAGGCACCATTTGTTCACTACCTCAACACCTTTTCTACTAAGGAGCCCCAGAGGGGCATGGGATATATGCCCAAAAGAGGCCTGGACgtcaacaaatgtgaaataGCAAG gTTTTACAAATTACATGAGAGAAAGTGTGAACCAATCATCATGACAGTCCCACGCAAG TCGGATCTGTTCCAGGATGACCTTTACCCTGACACCGCCGGCCCCGACCCCTCTCTGGAGGCAGAGGAGTGGTTTGCAGGGAAGAATGGAAGCCCCATCCTAATCTCACTGAAAGATGGCTACGTGTCCACAAAGAATCGGGATCTGAAAGTGGTCAAGACAAACGTCCTGGAGACCAAACCATCCACAAAAGCGGAAAACATCTCGACTGTCCAGAAGCACGTTTCTTCACAGCCCTCAGTG AAAATGGAAGATAAACTGGAAGAGGTACTGCGAGAGTTCAAGTCACTCAGGGACCGTGTTATCCTTCAAGACCGCCGTATTGCCAGACTGGAAGAGCAGGTTGCCAAGGTTGCCATGTAA